One stretch of Candidatus Omnitrophota bacterium DNA includes these proteins:
- the tadA gene encoding Flp pilus assembly complex ATPase component TadA: protein MKKSKFKLGEILVQQGKVTEQDVQEALEVQKREGGPIGEVLIRMGKLKESDVVAALGKQLGVPYAGESLGMLKPTPGQGLENLVPEAFAREHGVLPLSKHLSSLTVAVADPLDYVTMDNLKRMTACSINPVLAGKTEILKAIDEFYGEQNLYQEAVSDSYAFQDLNSEGSAVGEDALSLDGLLALAEQAPVMKLVDLIIKQAIQDRASDIHIEPFQGRISIRYRIDGILYEIPPPAKHLFAAIVSRIKVLAGMDIAEKRLPQDGGIVVKSEERFIDIRVNTIPTVFGEKVCMRLMNAHEIEMELNQLGFTQKEIEILEKGISNPHGIIIVTGPTGSGKSATLYALLNRLKSPRKNIVTIEDPVEVKIDGLNQVQVKAGIGLTFSAGLRAFLRQDPDVIMLGEIRDLETAEIAVRASLTGHLVLCTLHTNDALGAITRLVDIGVELYLLVSSLVLVEAQRLVRVLCPDCREAYEFSEEKRLPSILMETGIQFEGGGLLYRPKGCEACNNTGYKGRTSICEVVPLVDAIREDLGKGRVDMPALRKLVRQLGYRTLLESGLQKVVEGSTSLDEVLAATMSV from the coding sequence ATGAAGAAATCTAAATTCAAACTGGGAGAAATCCTGGTTCAGCAAGGAAAAGTCACCGAGCAGGACGTGCAGGAGGCCCTCGAAGTCCAAAAACGCGAGGGCGGGCCCATCGGAGAAGTTCTGATCCGCATGGGGAAGCTAAAAGAGAGCGACGTCGTGGCTGCCTTGGGAAAACAACTGGGGGTCCCCTATGCAGGGGAGTCTCTGGGAATGCTCAAGCCCACTCCGGGCCAGGGCCTGGAAAATCTTGTTCCTGAGGCCTTTGCCCGGGAGCATGGAGTTTTGCCGCTGAGTAAGCATCTGAGTTCTCTTACGGTAGCGGTGGCGGATCCGCTTGATTACGTGACGATGGACAATCTCAAGCGCATGACGGCCTGCTCGATTAATCCTGTGCTGGCCGGCAAGACCGAGATCCTCAAGGCCATTGATGAGTTTTACGGGGAACAGAATCTGTATCAGGAAGCGGTGAGTGATTCCTACGCTTTCCAGGATCTGAATTCCGAAGGCTCGGCAGTTGGCGAGGATGCTTTGAGCTTGGACGGTCTTCTGGCCTTGGCCGAGCAGGCTCCGGTTATGAAGTTGGTGGACCTCATCATCAAGCAGGCCATTCAGGACCGGGCCAGTGATATCCATATTGAACCGTTCCAGGGCAGGATCTCCATTCGCTATCGCATTGACGGAATTCTCTATGAGATTCCCCCTCCCGCGAAGCATTTGTTTGCAGCCATTGTTTCCAGAATCAAGGTGCTGGCCGGAATGGATATTGCCGAGAAGCGGCTCCCTCAAGACGGAGGGATTGTCGTGAAATCCGAAGAGCGGTTTATCGATATCCGAGTCAATACGATCCCGACGGTCTTTGGTGAAAAGGTCTGTATGCGATTAATGAACGCACATGAGATTGAAATGGAACTCAATCAACTCGGCTTTACCCAGAAAGAAATTGAGATCCTGGAGAAGGGGATCTCAAATCCGCACGGGATCATTATTGTGACAGGGCCTACCGGGAGCGGAAAATCCGCGACTCTCTATGCCTTGCTTAACCGGCTTAAGAGCCCGCGAAAGAATATTGTGACAATCGAGGACCCGGTCGAAGTCAAGATTGACGGACTCAATCAAGTGCAGGTAAAGGCCGGAATTGGGCTGACCTTTTCCGCGGGTTTGCGTGCGTTTTTGAGACAGGATCCGGATGTCATAATGCTGGGGGAGATCCGGGATTTGGAGACGGCGGAAATCGCCGTGCGTGCTTCGCTCACCGGACACTTGGTGCTCTGCACTCTGCATACCAATGATGCTCTGGGGGCAATCACCCGCTTGGTGGATATAGGAGTCGAGCTCTATCTTTTGGTTTCTTCCTTAGTGTTGGTCGAGGCCCAGCGCCTGGTGCGTGTTTTGTGCCCGGACTGCCGAGAGGCCTATGAGTTTTCCGAAGAGAAGCGTTTGCCTTCCATTTTGATGGAGACAGGAATACAGTTTGAAGGAGGCGGATTACTCTATCGGCCCAAAGGCTGTGAGGCTTGCAACAACACCGGATATAAGGGGAGGACCTCCATTTGCGAAGTGGTTCCTTTGGTCGATGCGATCCGGGAAGATTTGGGAAAGGGGAGGGTAGATATGCC